A window of Gossypium hirsutum isolate 1008001.06 unplaced genomic scaffold, Gossypium_hirsutum_v2.1 scaffold_1508, whole genome shotgun sequence genomic DNA:
gtatatatataagttttacaTACCCTGTTTCTTGTACGTTCATGACGAAGAAAATCAAACAGAACCTCCATCGGAACCGGAATTTGAATTGAAGTAGTGAAGATTACAATGTTACCAGAAGGCTTCCCAGGAACCTTTAATATATTTCCGTATCTCAACCTAACATCTTGAGCAGCAAAGTTTTGAGGTAACCCCGACCATACATTCTCAGAACATGAATTGATATTGTTGAAAAAATTCTTAGTCATCTTTTCAGCCAATTTCAGCAGACTCTCCCTCCCTTCTTGTGGTATTAAAACTGTTTTTCCAAACAAATCAAATTACATCAACAAGTGTTCATTAAGTTGGCGCATGTAATGTAAATAGAAAgcaggaataaattaaaatttttacccCCATCAGTTGTAGGAGCGGTTCTAGCCGTTGAAGTTGTGAGCCATTGGCAATGCCTGTTGATGGTTGCAATCCATCGTTTGGCACTAAATGCAAAACCTGAGCTAACAATGGGACGAAAGAGAGGGTGAAGTGATCTGTTATCAACTTCAACATGTTCAATCCATGTTACCTTTGACCCTCTATTGCCTACTTCTTGGATTACACAACCTGATGGCCTTCTTCGAAACTGTACCTGTGGATATGGGAATAAATTCTCCAAGGAAACATCAACCACTCCCCATGTTCCATTTGTGTGCTTTTTACAGTACCTTGCGAAATAGCATTGTCTTGCTGGTATTAATGGTGTACGCTGATGAAACTCTGCTGACATCTGatgagaaaacaaataaaatggatTTTGGAAGACTAGTTACtatatgaataaattaattattagagaaaaaacaaagaaatcgaCCGTGTGAAGATATTTTAGGAATTATAACGGCATCTAATGATACCCCTAAAcgctaaaacaaataaaaacggATTTTTTGAAGAGAACCATTAGCTAGTTACTAAATATAGGCAACGCAAACACGTAATTATCTCGAACATATTAATTATAAGagaaaaaacaagaaataaatcgTAATAAATATATTAACATTAAGAGACAAACAAACTAATGGATCATAATCAAGTATATAAAATATCGGGGAAGAACAAAGAAATGATCCATCATGAAGAATATTAAAAACCATAACTGCATTTAATGATTTTCATAAACCCTAAAGCGAAACCTTGTAGTTAACAAAAAAGTATTCAACTATGAAACAACTCTTTCTTAAATTTGTATGAGATTCTTTCTTTTCATAATGAATCATTTCAATCACTCTCTTTAAAGTAAGATTCTATAAACAATAAAGCTACTAAATAAATGTTTCAATATCAATAGTATGTTAGCAAAACAATAGTGAATTTTTGTACTAAATTTTAATGCATGGAATATTGTTGAGATATCAATAGGGTAATGAATCAAGTAAAATTAGATATAAAATGgataaataacaaaattatacatgaactttctATACAATGTGatacattaattttgattttgagcaatttatacataaaattttgattcaaaCCATTAAAGACTATTATGACTCTACGTCTATTATTGTAtagataaataattatatttatcgaatgtaaaaacaaatgaatgtagttattttttaaaaaatatatacaattgaatcaaatcaaagtttcatgtgtgTATAATTATagcaaatcaaaattcatgtatcacATTCCACATTTAATCAAAGTCAAagtgtaaattttaaattaaaatgaagatgATGTTTGAGGTTTACCACTTGAAGAACTCCATTGTAGCTCCCATCAACGTTTTCTAATATAACTCCTAACAATGTTGTCCTCGAGACAATGCTGTAAAATGTTGTCGCCCATTGTTTCTAATCACAAAACATGGAAAATGTTAGTTCATTAACAACTTCGTAAATGAGTAAACTTACGTAATGAAATGGAACAAGGGGAAACAAAATCCTTACCGTATCCATGAGCAATTGGACGATGTTCATAGGGTTCATCTCAACAAATGCGGTCTCTCGAGAAGTTTCGATATTCAAAGGCTCGAAATTGAGTTTCGAAAAGGATGAGGGGACATCCTGATCAAAGTTACAGTTGCAATCAGAGCTTAGGAAACATTGGGGTTCACCAACTTCAACCATCCTCATTATCTGTTCCATTGTTGCATCAAAGCTACCAAATTCCCTCAAGTATTGAAACCCATTTAGAGTCTCCATTCCACCGTTTCCATTGTGTTGCCATAGTGGTTCACCCATTATTGCCAACTTAAACAGCTCTTCCATGGCTTCCACAGCTTGTTCGATGATTTTGTTCTTGTTCAGACCAGCTCCTATCGAGACCGCCATAAGAAGATCACTTGCTCGGTTCATATGATCGGGTTTAGCATTCGTCGATGATTCGAACCGGTGAATTTTGTGGGGATGAAGGATTATACAATAAGGGGAGCCAGAATTTTCATTATTTGTACAAAATAATCCTCCTGAAATAAAACATCAGCAAGTGATCGAGATAATAAGGAGAAAGTGGCttaatttctcattgtattcTATTTCCATCATAATGAAATGGACTTCaaaatatagtattatttttttatactattttcatttctaatgaaataaacagc
This region includes:
- the LOC107940661 gene encoding homeobox-leucine zipper protein ROC2 is translated as MNRASDLLMAVSIGAGLNKNKIIEQAVEAMEELFKLAIMGEPLWQHNGNGGMETLNGFQYLREFGSFDATMEQIMRMVEVGEPQCFLSSDCNCNFDQDVPSSFSKLNFEPLNIETSRETAFVEMNPMNIVQLLMDTKQWATTFYSIVSRTTLLGVILENVDGSYNGVLQVMSAEFHQRTPLIPARQCYFARYCKKHTNGTWGVVDVSLENLFPYPQVQFRRRPSGCVIQEVGNRGSKVTWIEHVEVDNRSLHPLFRPIVSSGFAFSAKRWIATINRHCQWLTTSTARTAPTTDGVLIPQEGRESLLKLAEKMTKNFFNNINSCSENVWSGLPQNFAAQDVRLRYGNILKVPGKPSGNIVIFTTSIQIPVPMEVLFDFLRHERTRNRWDLLSNQRHVRELVYVSNGENPKNRVSIMQVNSSPNKIEILYLQESYTDETGSYIVYAPMDIMAMSKILNGGNPKFVSILPSGFSIMPDKAPGQGDGAVGSILTLAFQSVDRLSNKEYMPQSTLKIIDAILSTTVASIKDAMLFGIRY